From Deltaproteobacteria bacterium, one genomic window encodes:
- a CDS encoding MFS transporter encodes MSGVRAVSAPTWREGVALLREPGFARLFAARLISAAGSAMTPIALPFAVLDDLGGTPSQVGVLIAAGSLTQVAMQLFAGAFADRGSRRRQMIGSDLLAAGAQGAIALLLLSGHATFGALLALHALCGVTFALHFPAAVGLVPLVVARNRLQAANALLSIAQATAFALGATAAGILAATAGAGFAVAIDAASFAASALLVAGIRPSEQARSQGASLLRELRDGFREFTAHTWLWTIVLQFTFMLMAWFGAWAVLGPVVAKQSLGGASSWGWIAGAQGVGLIAGGALALRVHFRRPMLAATLFCLPSAAVPLLLAGPAPVAAIAAAAFAAGFGFQVFSVLWNTALHTRVAPEALSRVSSYDVLGSIALVPVGEALAGIGAERLGTPPTLLLCCAGIVLPTLAVLMVRDVRELEATRG; translated from the coding sequence CTGAGCGGAGTTCGAGCAGTGTCCGCTCCGACCTGGCGCGAGGGGGTGGCCTTGCTGCGCGAGCCGGGCTTCGCGCGCCTCTTCGCGGCGCGCCTGATCTCTGCCGCGGGCAGCGCGATGACGCCGATCGCGCTTCCGTTCGCCGTGCTCGACGACCTGGGCGGAACGCCGAGCCAGGTCGGCGTCCTGATCGCCGCCGGCTCGCTCACCCAGGTGGCGATGCAGCTGTTCGCGGGCGCGTTTGCCGATCGGGGCTCGCGGCGGCGCCAGATGATCGGCTCCGACCTGCTCGCCGCGGGAGCGCAGGGCGCGATCGCGCTGCTGCTGCTCTCGGGGCACGCCACGTTCGGCGCGCTTCTCGCGCTGCACGCGCTGTGCGGGGTCACGTTCGCGCTGCACTTCCCGGCGGCCGTCGGGCTGGTGCCGCTCGTCGTCGCACGCAATCGGCTTCAGGCGGCGAATGCGCTGCTCTCGATCGCGCAGGCGACCGCGTTCGCGCTGGGCGCAACCGCGGCGGGAATTCTCGCGGCGACCGCGGGCGCAGGCTTCGCGGTCGCGATCGACGCGGCGAGCTTCGCCGCAAGCGCCCTGCTCGTCGCCGGAATCCGGCCGAGCGAGCAGGCGCGCTCGCAAGGCGCGAGCCTGCTGCGCGAGCTTCGCGATGGCTTTCGCGAGTTCACCGCGCACACGTGGCTGTGGACCATCGTGCTGCAGTTCACCTTCATGCTGATGGCCTGGTTCGGCGCCTGGGCCGTGCTGGGGCCGGTCGTCGCAAAGCAGTCGCTCGGTGGCGCGTCGAGCTGGGGCTGGATCGCGGGAGCGCAAGGAGTCGGGCTGATCGCCGGCGGCGCGCTGGCGCTGCGCGTCCACTTCCGCCGCCCCATGCTCGCGGCCACGCTGTTCTGCCTGCCGAGCGCGGCGGTTCCGCTGCTGCTCGCCGGGCCCGCGCCCGTCGCGGCGATCGCGGCGGCTGCGTTCGCGGCGGGGTTCGGCTTCCAGGTCTTCAGCGTGCTCTGGAACACCGCGCTGCACACGCGCGTCGCGCCCGAGGCGCTCTCCCGCGTCAGCAGCTACGACGTGCTCGGGTCGATCGCGCTCGTCCCCGTCGGCGAGGCGCTCGCGGGCATCGGCGCGGAGCGGCTGGGAACCCCGCCGACGCTGCTGCTCTGCTGCGCTGGCATCGTGCTTCCGACCCTGGCCGTGCTGATGGTTCGGGACGTGCGCGAGCTCGAAGCGACGCGCGGCTGA
- a CDS encoding caspase family protein — protein sequence MKKLKVIGVHGLGDHRNSTWRDDWKKTLLAVFPGQTDVQLEFDFLTYDPVFESVDLSVWETMQAVWKLARSGASNALGRRRGVLGDVSDRVRWTAGYVVAWVEDEAFQRKTRALVLDRLVEFQPDLILAHSLGSLVTYDAFAHRDAARPDVAAALARARYVTLGSQLGNPFVLGNLAGGRIAPLPVKLWHHLYNENDDVFTAEIRLPGEARFRQIDTPFDIGGVADHSAVEYLRHRNAIEGVWRPAAEQRIDVRSFGASRARRESPAVLRRRGRTRQRALLVGINEYPRETDRLEGCVNDVFLISSVLQEGGFPPESIRVCLDARATAKGITERLRWLLDDPQPGDQRVFYYSGHGATIPEYGENLEPDRKTETLVPHDFDWSPEHAIVDDQIYALYSQLPYGTRFAMILDCCHSGGMHRQGGPRVRGLTPPDDVRHRELEWSRSLDMWVERGWRPLNGKFSSDPKARAAFFGQDGVSTRLGRASLVRSRPEDEYKREKRRIGSARLGPYLPLIIEACQEKQLSYEYRHGVTSYGAFTYSMCLELRARKRISFESLVKVTRARLAKLEYEQQPQILGPAEVRRSRVPWSE from the coding sequence ATGAAGAAGCTCAAGGTCATCGGCGTTCACGGGCTCGGCGATCACCGCAACAGCACCTGGAGGGACGACTGGAAGAAGACCCTGCTCGCGGTCTTCCCCGGCCAGACCGACGTTCAGCTCGAGTTCGACTTCCTCACCTACGACCCCGTGTTCGAGAGCGTCGACCTCTCGGTCTGGGAGACGATGCAGGCGGTGTGGAAGCTCGCGCGGAGCGGCGCGTCGAACGCGCTGGGCCGACGCCGCGGAGTGTTGGGCGACGTCTCCGACCGCGTGCGCTGGACGGCGGGCTACGTCGTCGCGTGGGTCGAGGACGAGGCGTTCCAGCGCAAGACGCGCGCGCTGGTGCTCGACAGGCTCGTGGAATTCCAGCCCGACCTGATCCTCGCGCACAGCCTGGGCAGCCTGGTCACCTACGACGCGTTCGCGCACCGCGACGCCGCGCGCCCGGACGTCGCCGCGGCGCTGGCTCGTGCTCGCTACGTGACGCTCGGCTCGCAGCTCGGGAACCCGTTCGTCCTGGGGAACCTGGCCGGCGGCCGCATCGCGCCGCTGCCGGTGAAGCTCTGGCACCACCTGTACAACGAGAACGACGACGTGTTCACGGCCGAGATCCGGCTCCCCGGCGAGGCGCGCTTCCGCCAGATCGACACGCCCTTCGACATCGGCGGCGTCGCCGATCACTCCGCGGTGGAGTATCTGCGGCACCGAAACGCGATCGAGGGCGTCTGGCGGCCGGCGGCCGAGCAGCGCATCGACGTGCGCAGCTTCGGCGCGTCGCGCGCGCGCCGCGAGAGCCCGGCCGTGCTGCGCCGCCGCGGCCGCACGCGTCAGCGCGCGCTGCTGGTGGGAATCAACGAGTACCCGCGCGAGACCGACCGCCTCGAGGGCTGCGTGAACGACGTGTTCCTGATCAGCAGCGTGCTGCAGGAAGGCGGCTTCCCGCCCGAGAGCATCCGCGTCTGCCTCGACGCGCGCGCCACCGCGAAGGGCATCACCGAGCGCCTGCGCTGGCTTCTCGACGACCCGCAGCCCGGCGACCAGCGCGTCTTCTACTACAGCGGCCACGGCGCGACGATCCCCGAGTACGGCGAGAACCTGGAGCCCGACCGCAAGACCGAGACGCTCGTGCCGCACGACTTCGACTGGTCGCCCGAGCACGCGATCGTCGACGACCAGATCTACGCGCTCTACAGCCAGCTCCCCTACGGCACCCGCTTCGCCATGATCCTCGACTGCTGCCACTCCGGAGGCATGCACCGCCAGGGCGGGCCGAGGGTGCGCGGGCTCACCCCGCCCGACGACGTGCGCCACCGCGAGCTCGAGTGGAGCAGGAGCCTGGACATGTGGGTCGAGCGCGGCTGGCGGCCGCTCAATGGCAAGTTCTCGTCCGACCCGAAGGCCCGCGCCGCGTTCTTCGGCCAGGACGGCGTGTCGACCCGCCTCGGCCGCGCCTCGCTCGTGCGTTCGCGTCCGGAAGACGAGTACAAACGCGAGAAGCGCCGCATTGGCTCGGCCCGACTCGGCCCCTATTTGCCGCTGATCATCGAGGCCTGCCAGGAGAAGCAGCTCTCCTACGAGTACCGCCACGGAGTGACCAGCTACGGCGCCTTCACGTACTCGATGTGTCTGGAGCTCCGCGCGCGAAAGCGGATCAGCTTCGAGAGCCTGGTGAAAGTGACCCGCGCGCGCCTCGCGAAGCTCGAGTACGAGCAGCAGCCGCAGATCCTGGGGCCGGCCGAGGTGCGCCGCTCCCGCGTGCCGTGGAGTGAGTGA